Proteins co-encoded in one Gossypium arboreum isolate Shixiya-1 chromosome 11, ASM2569848v2, whole genome shotgun sequence genomic window:
- the LOC128283854 gene encoding pre-mRNA splicing factor SR-like 1 → MRGIVMEIQTCGKPIDSLLEKVLCMNILSSNYFKELYRFKTYHEVIDEIYKQDDHVELWMTGNCRGPSTAFFLLYKFFTMKPTVKQMHGLLKHPDSPYIRAELRRKENAIARVNGIANFLVLLNQGFGFDFKPYVHPIYNAILSRLTNQDQD, encoded by the exons ATGCGGGGTATTGTCATGGAGATACAGACATGTGGTAAACCGATTGATTCGCTGTTAGAGAAGGTGCTTTGTATGAATATATTATCCTCTAATTATTTCAAAGAGCTTTACCGATTCAAGACTTACCATGAAGTCATTGATGAAATTTACAAGCAAGATGATCATGTCGAACTGTGGATGACTGGGAATTGTCGTGGTCCTTCTACTGCATTCTTCCTTCTTTACAAGTTTTTTACCATGAAACCTACTGTCAAGCAAATGCATGGGCTACTGAAGCACCCTGATTCTCCTTACATTAGAGCA GAGTTGAGAAGGAAAGAGAATGCAATAGCACGAG TAAATGGTATAGCTAATTTCCTTGTTTTGCTCAATCAG GGTTTTGGTTTTGATTTTAAACCTTATGTCCACCCAATCTATAATGCAATACTGTCCCGCTTGACTAACCAAGATCAAGATTAA
- the LOC108471977 gene encoding probable E3 ubiquitin-protein ligase RHG1A has translation MQGQGNGSNSFPFRNFYSNGDPGSDHRNVVPDALVNDGDEHTSMRWIGQPNSCLDTQNHVGFSQFLGDDFGLSPLGDQVGTNQRSEPTFIPFLENNSGVTVNGHTSSENGSIGSSLFLGREAGSGLLQLQRNLDLNAVVHEGSGVDAGQGNGPYLSLDLFRAGTRTTEGDHDHIQTFDGSSSSPVMISSGIAGYILEENINSDGLPVNGQTRLLCKRKAPEYATGGNASCARQAANSHQLGTNIAQHNVRNCSSALNSFNRSHSGHGAALPTPSNFYQVPTEARQADNFQRNTRLRRTASQPIPTSANLAPMLVLANPAVQQPTVQVSNSLQAPQPSQYWNGTTVSWIGPSISILRQEDNLRNNRRHMMMSLANMQENLNLANENSNFIENVASSSGIQFGPGMHLSCSSIRSPHPNMVEQYRQSVRDIANPSEFWWQGNHYPIHFGVFLAVQDMDISERGGNPRPTQVPLRLGPRAERQVGDNSGLSSTVLSQTAAQSSRLVSEVRNALGLVGGHGGLRLEELLDLEEQIGNVCIGLSEEAILGNLRRRKYQSLTIGPLIETEPCCICQEDYANGEELGMLDCGHDFHFNCIKQWLVEKNSCPICRKTALAI, from the exons ATGCAAGGTCAAGGCAACGGCTCCAATTCTTTCCCTTTCAGAAACTTTTACTCCAATGGTGATCCTGGATCTGATCATCGTAATGTGGTTCCTGATGCTTTAGTTAATGACGGAGACGAACATACTTCCATGAGATGGATTGGTCAACCCAATTCTTGTCTTGATACCCAAAATCATGTTGGCTTTAGTCAATTCTTGGGCGATGACTTTGGGCTTTCGCCTCTTGGTGATCAGGTTGGCACGAACCAAAGGTCTGAGCCAACTTTTATCCCTTTTTTAGAAAATAACAGCGGTGTCACTGTTAATGGTCATACCAGTAGTGAAAATGGTTCGATCGGCTCATCGTTATTTCTAGGGCGAGAGGCTGGTTCTGGTCTTCTACAACTACAACGTAACTTAGACCTGAATGCCGTGGTACATGAAGGAAGCGGAGTCGATGCAGGTCAGGGTAATGGACCATACTTATCATTAGACCTTTTTAGAGCTGGAACAAGAACAACGGAAGGAGATCATGATCACATTCAGACCTTTGATGGTTCTTCTTCTAGCCCAGTCATGATATCCTCAGGAATAGCGGGATATATTCTAGAAGAAAATATAAACAGCGATGGCCTTCCAGTCAATGGTCAGACAAGgcttttatgcaaaagaaaggcACCTGAATATGCTACTGGTGGTAATGCAAGCTGCGCACGGCAAGCTGCCAATTCTCACCAACTAGGGACTAATATTGCCCAACATAATGTCAGAAATTGCTCAAGTGCACTTAATTCCTTCAATAGAAGTCATTCAGGACATGGGGCTGCTTTGCCAACACCCTCTAACTTCTATCAAGTTCCAACAGAAGCTAGGCAAGCTGACAACTTTCAAAGAAATACCCGTTTGAGAAGGACTGCAAGTCAACCGATTCCCACATCAGCAAACTTAGCACCAATGCTAGTGCTAGCAAATCCAGCCGTGCAACAACCAACTGTGCAAGTCTCCAACTCGTTACAAGCTCCACAACCTTCCCAATATTGGAACGGAACAACCGTGTCATGGATTGGTCCTTCTATCTCTATATTGCGACAGGAAGACAACTTAAGAAACAACAGAAGACATATGATGATGTCTCTGGCGAACATGCAAGAAAACCTCAACTTGGCCAATGAGAATTCAAACTTCATTGAAAACGTTGCCTCCTCTTCCGGGATCCAATTCGGTCCTGGCATGCATCTATCGTGTTCGTCCATAAGGTCCCCTCATCCAAATATGGTTGAACAATACAGACAAAGTGTGCGAGATATTGCCAATCCATCTGAGTTCTGGTGGCAGGGGAATCACTATCCGATACATTTTGGTGTTTTCCTAGCTGTCCAAGACATGGACATTTCAGAGAGAGGTGGCAATCCCAGGCCTACTCAGGTTCCTCTGAGGTTGGGACCAAGAGCTGAGAGACAAGTCGGTGATAATTCTGGACTCTCATCAACGGTATTATCTCAAACTGCTGCTCAAAGTAGTAGACTGGTATCTGAG GTTCGCAATGCCTTGGGACTTGTAGGTGGGCATGGTGGCTTACGACTTGAG gAACTACTGGATCTGGAGGAGCAAATTGGGAACGTTTGCATTGGGCTAAGCGAGGAAGCTATTTTGGGGAATCTGAGAAGGCGAAAATATCAATCCTTAACAATCGGACCTCTAATAGAAACTGAACCCTGCTGTATTTGTCAG GAGGATTATGCTAATGGCGAAGAGCTTGGTATGCTGGACTGTGGTCATGACTTTCACTTCAATTGCATTAAGCAATGGCTGGTGGAGAAGAATTCATGCCCCATATGCAGAAAGACAGCTTTGGCAATTTAA